A single genomic interval of Deferribacter autotrophicus harbors:
- the murC gene encoding UDP-N-acetylmuramate--L-alanine ligase — MFGKVRKVHFIGIGGIGMSGIAEVLHNLGLEVTGSDLNDGANVKRLRELGIKVFIGHTKENIKDADVVVYSSAVRDDNPEILAAKDMHLPVIKRGEMLAELTRLKRSITVSGSHGKTTTTSMIAHIFMEAGFDPTVVVGGRLNKTNKNAMLGTGNYLICESDESDKSFLLLYPTVNVVTNIDLEHLDTYKDLDEIKEAFVEYCNKVPFYGLNVLCIEDKNVVDIIPRIEKRFQTYGFKGSADIRGYNVEKIGFGTKFDVSVLGNRAGEISLHIPGLHNVLNALAAVAVAVEFEIDFAVIKKALESFEGVQRRLSIRYCDEKRTVIDDYGHHPTEIRATLKSIKDAFPEHKLYTIFQPHRYSRTKLLFDEFSSAFFDTDVLIVTDIYPASEMPIEGVDSKKLVENIKEHGLKEVYQINDINEIIKVIEDKNDFPQIILTLGAGNITEYSYKIANYFRGAADE, encoded by the coding sequence TTGTTTGGAAAAGTAAGAAAAGTTCATTTTATTGGTATAGGTGGAATTGGAATGAGTGGAATAGCTGAGGTTTTACATAACCTTGGGCTAGAGGTTACAGGTTCTGATTTGAATGATGGAGCAAATGTAAAAAGGTTAAGAGAGCTTGGAATTAAGGTATTCATTGGACACACCAAAGAAAATATAAAAGATGCGGATGTAGTGGTTTATTCATCGGCGGTAAGGGATGATAATCCTGAGATTTTAGCTGCTAAAGACATGCATCTTCCGGTAATTAAAAGAGGGGAGATGCTTGCCGAGCTTACTAGACTGAAGCGATCCATCACAGTTTCTGGTAGCCATGGTAAAACAACCACCACTTCAATGATAGCTCATATATTTATGGAAGCAGGATTTGATCCTACAGTTGTTGTGGGAGGAAGATTAAATAAGACAAATAAAAATGCAATGTTAGGAACAGGCAATTATTTAATATGTGAAAGTGATGAAAGTGACAAATCTTTCTTACTCCTTTACCCTACAGTAAATGTTGTGACCAATATAGACCTTGAACATCTTGATACATATAAGGATTTAGACGAAATAAAAGAGGCTTTTGTGGAATATTGTAATAAAGTTCCTTTTTATGGATTAAATGTTCTTTGCATAGAAGATAAAAATGTCGTGGATATTATTCCAAGAATAGAAAAGAGATTTCAAACTTATGGTTTTAAAGGTTCTGCAGATATTAGAGGCTATAATGTTGAAAAAATTGGATTTGGTACGAAATTTGATGTTTCTGTTCTTGGTAATAGAGCTGGTGAAATTAGTTTACATATTCCAGGATTGCATAATGTGTTGAATGCTCTTGCTGCTGTTGCAGTTGCAGTAGAATTTGAAATAGATTTTGCGGTTATAAAGAAGGCACTTGAGAGTTTTGAAGGGGTTCAAAGAAGATTATCAATTAGATACTGTGATGAAAAGAGAACAGTTATTGATGATTATGGACACCATCCAACAGAAATTAGAGCAACTTTAAAGAGTATTAAAGACGCGTTCCCAGAGCATAAACTATACACAATTTTTCAGCCTCACAGGTATTCAAGGACAAAGTTACTATTTGATGAATTTTCCAGTGCTTTTTTTGATACTGATGTTTTGATTGTGACAGATATTTACCCAGCCAGTGAAATGCCAATAGAAGGAGTAGATTCAAAGAAATTAGTGGAAAATATAAAGGAGCATGGGCTGAAAGAAGTTTATCAAATAAATGATATAAATGAAATAATTAAGGTTATTGAGGATAAAAATGATTTTCCTCAAATAATTTTAACCCTTGGGGCGGGTAATATAACAGAATATTCTTATAAGATTGCAAATTATTTTCGTGGAGCTGCAGATGAGTAA
- a CDS encoding D-alanine--D-alanine ligase: protein MSKRIAVLYGGLSSEREVSLKTGKAVYDALVTLGYETHLIDVDREVDKKIREFKPDYCFIALHGKYGEDGTIQGMLEVMGIPYSGADHISSAIAYDKHYTKIMAEKLGVLTPEYYLAKNEYDARFFPCVVKPAREGSTIGVSIVNEKNEFEKGYRLAKKYDSKVLVERFIKGKELTVGIVNEEVFPVIWIKPVKGFYDYESKYTKGLTEYLFETGLSKEEEAKVKEIALSFSRNIGCSKLCRVDFIFDGKDFYMLEVNTIPGMTETSLLPKAAAKAGYSFNELIDLIITECK, encoded by the coding sequence ATGAGTAAGAGAATAGCTGTGCTTTACGGTGGGCTCTCTAGCGAGAGGGAGGTTTCACTTAAGACAGGTAAAGCAGTCTATGATGCACTGGTAACGCTAGGGTATGAAACACATTTAATAGATGTCGATAGAGAAGTTGATAAAAAAATTAGGGAGTTTAAGCCTGATTACTGCTTTATAGCGTTGCATGGTAAATACGGTGAAGATGGTACAATTCAAGGGATGCTTGAAGTTATGGGTATTCCATATTCAGGAGCAGATCATATTTCAAGTGCCATTGCCTATGATAAGCATTATACAAAGATTATGGCAGAAAAACTTGGTGTTTTAACTCCTGAATATTACCTTGCTAAAAATGAGTATGATGCAAGATTTTTCCCCTGTGTTGTGAAACCTGCAAGAGAAGGCTCTACCATAGGGGTTAGTATAGTCAATGAAAAAAATGAATTTGAAAAAGGGTACAGACTTGCAAAAAAATACGATTCAAAGGTTTTGGTTGAGCGTTTTATAAAAGGGAAAGAGTTGACAGTAGGTATTGTAAATGAGGAAGTTTTCCCAGTGATATGGATTAAACCTGTGAAAGGATTTTATGATTATGAGTCAAAATATACCAAAGGGCTGACTGAATATCTGTTTGAGACCGGATTGTCAAAAGAAGAAGAGGCAAAAGTAAAGGAAATTGCTTTAAGCTTTAGCAGAAATATTGGTTGTTCAAAGCTTTGTAGAGTAGACTTTATATTTGATGGTAAAGATTTTTACATGCTTGAGGTCAATACTATTCCAGGTATGACAGAAACAAGTCTTTTACCAAAAGCAGCAGCTAAAGCAGGATACAGTTTTAATGAGTTAATAGACCTTATAATTACGGAGTGTAAATGA
- a CDS encoding cell division protein FtsQ/DivIB yields MKFKMFLKRLLIISFGFVFMFVTYITINHFINSSIFNIKNIEIVGTVNSNQKLLKNYFKKFLGKNIFKVKGDGVLTEDVWVEKYEIVKKFPSTLQVKIYEKRPVIKFSKRGKCYIKTADNSLIKSNCNNVNVFVMTNIDNDYFNEFIKIYRELNNNLKFYLYSSYFVAKQSEIEIIGYYDSSSFLGNYRYFEKIAETLYEKIDYADLRISERIYVSGVKRERG; encoded by the coding sequence ATGAAGTTTAAAATGTTTTTAAAGAGGTTATTAATAATAAGTTTTGGTTTTGTTTTTATGTTTGTAACGTATATTACTATCAATCATTTTATTAATAGTAGTATTTTTAATATTAAAAACATAGAAATTGTTGGTACAGTAAATTCCAATCAAAAACTTCTAAAAAATTATTTTAAGAAATTCTTAGGTAAAAATATATTTAAAGTTAAGGGAGATGGAGTTTTAACAGAAGATGTATGGGTTGAAAAATATGAAATAGTAAAAAAGTTCCCATCAACATTGCAGGTGAAAATTTATGAAAAGAGACCTGTTATAAAATTCTCTAAAAGGGGTAAATGTTATATTAAAACTGCTGACAATTCTCTGATAAAAAGCAATTGCAATAATGTTAATGTCTTTGTGATGACAAATATTGATAATGATTATTTTAATGAGTTTATTAAAATATATCGTGAGTTAAATAATAATTTAAAATTTTATCTTTACTCATCATATTTTGTGGCAAAGCAAAGTGAAATAGAGATTATAGGTTATTATGATAGTTCTTCATTCCTCGGGAATTACCGTTATTTTGAAAAGATAGCTGAAACCTTATATGAAAAGATAGATTACGCTGATTTGAGAATATCTGAAAGAATATATGTAAGTGGGGTGAAGCGTGAAAGGGGATGA
- the ftsA gene encoding cell division protein FtsA, whose protein sequence is MKGDEIVVGLDIGTTKICAVVGKKNEVGSIDVIGVGTAPSTGLRKGVVINIDATVDAIKKAVDEAEKMSGVQIKSATVGIAGGHIKSFNSRGIIAVKNKEVTKKDVERVIESASAVDIPIGSEVLHVIPQQFILDGQSEIKDPIGMNGVRLEVDVHIVTGAVTSAQNIMKSCERAGISVNDIVLEQLASSEAVLNEDEKEIGVCLIDGGGGTTDMVVFKKGAVHHTAVLQLGGNNFTRDLSIGLNTPESEAEKIKKIYGCVWLDRILDDEVVDVPSVGGRPPRKISRAVLTQILQARAEEIFQMFLGELQKNDLLEMLGAGVVITGGISNFEGIEELAASVFEMPVRVGKPQFIGGLTDIVKDPIFATGVGLAIYAAKHGKAGEKISRGSDEKVFNKIFERMKSWFSEFF, encoded by the coding sequence GTGAAAGGGGATGAAATAGTAGTTGGCTTGGATATTGGAACTACAAAAATTTGTGCAGTGGTAGGGAAAAAAAATGAAGTGGGCAGTATTGATGTAATAGGTGTTGGTACTGCTCCAAGTACTGGTTTGCGCAAAGGGGTTGTGATCAATATTGATGCTACTGTGGATGCTATCAAAAAAGCTGTTGATGAAGCAGAGAAAATGAGTGGCGTTCAGATTAAAAGTGCCACAGTAGGTATAGCAGGTGGTCACATAAAAAGTTTCAATTCTAGAGGCATTATAGCTGTTAAAAATAAAGAGGTAACAAAAAAGGATGTAGAAAGGGTTATAGAATCTGCTTCAGCAGTGGATATTCCTATAGGTAGTGAAGTGTTGCACGTTATCCCTCAGCAATTCATTTTGGATGGCCAGTCTGAAATTAAAGATCCTATTGGAATGAATGGTGTTAGACTAGAGGTAGATGTTCATATAGTTACTGGTGCCGTGACGAGTGCTCAGAATATCATGAAGAGTTGTGAAAGGGCAGGGATATCTGTGAATGACATTGTGTTGGAGCAACTTGCATCAAGTGAAGCCGTTTTGAATGAGGATGAGAAGGAGATTGGAGTATGTCTAATTGATGGAGGAGGCGGTACAACCGATATGGTGGTTTTTAAGAAGGGGGCAGTTCACCATACCGCTGTCCTTCAGCTTGGTGGTAATAATTTTACAAGGGATTTATCAATAGGTCTTAATACACCAGAATCTGAAGCTGAAAAGATAAAGAAAATCTATGGCTGCGTATGGCTTGATAGGATTTTGGATGATGAGGTGGTTGATGTACCTTCTGTGGGGGGTAGACCACCACGCAAGATATCAAGGGCTGTTTTAACACAGATTTTGCAGGCAAGAGCCGAAGAAATCTTCCAGATGTTTTTAGGTGAATTGCAGAAAAATGATCTGTTAGAAATGCTTGGTGCAGGTGTGGTTATAACAGGAGGGATTTCAAATTTTGAGGGGATTGAAGAGCTTGCAGCATCAGTTTTTGAAATGCCTGTCAGGGTAGGAAAGCCTCAATTTATAGGTGGACTTACTGATATAGTTAAAGACCCCATTTTTGCCACTGGAGTAGGGTTGGCTATTTATGCTGCTAAGCATGGAAAGGCTGGAGAAAAGATCTCTAGAGGCAGTGATGAAAAAGTTTTTAACAAGATTTTTGAAAGAATGAAAAGCTGGTTTTCAGAGTTTTTTTAA
- the ftsZ gene encoding cell division protein FtsZ, with the protein MFEFEEVKSGAVIKVIGVGGAGGNAINNMIRAGIEGVEFIAANTDEQVLKNNLAPMKIQLGTKLTRGLGAGGNPEIGRKAAVEDAEAIEEALRGADMVFITAGMGGGTGTGAAPVIASIAKDLGALTVAVVSKPFYWEGKKRNEYAEQGIKFLKDHVDTYIVVPNDRLLDIIDKNTSFIEAFRIADDVLRQGVQGISDTINSSGYINVDFADVKAIMQSKGMALMGIGEASGENRDIEAAKRALNSPLLADANIKGAEGILINITGGADITMYEVQNIAQLIYENAGESASIYKGVVIDPDLEGVCRVTVVATGLGRIKEEKTVNIDEYIRKGSQEVNNIMKRVKTIKSMDKTLKSIGDFDEEELEIPTYLRKQAD; encoded by the coding sequence ATGTTTGAATTTGAAGAAGTAAAAAGTGGAGCAGTAATCAAGGTCATAGGGGTTGGTGGAGCAGGTGGTAATGCTATCAACAACATGATAAGAGCAGGTATTGAAGGGGTAGAATTCATAGCTGCGAATACTGATGAACAGGTGTTGAAAAATAATCTTGCGCCTATGAAGATTCAGCTTGGGACAAAACTAACAAGAGGTCTTGGTGCTGGTGGAAATCCTGAGATAGGCAGAAAAGCTGCAGTGGAGGATGCAGAGGCAATTGAGGAAGCCCTTCGTGGTGCCGACATGGTTTTTATCACTGCCGGCATGGGAGGTGGAACTGGTACTGGAGCAGCACCTGTTATAGCGAGTATTGCAAAGGATTTGGGAGCATTAACTGTAGCAGTAGTTTCAAAACCCTTTTACTGGGAAGGGAAAAAGAGGAATGAGTATGCAGAACAGGGTATAAAGTTTTTAAAAGATCATGTGGATACATACATAGTGGTGCCTAATGACAGGTTGCTTGATATCATTGATAAAAATACATCATTCATTGAGGCATTCAGAATTGCTGATGATGTATTAAGGCAGGGGGTACAAGGTATTTCTGATACTATAAATAGCAGTGGTTATATAAATGTGGACTTTGCCGATGTTAAAGCCATTATGCAGTCAAAAGGTATGGCTTTAATGGGTATAGGAGAAGCAAGTGGCGAAAATAGAGATATTGAGGCTGCAAAAAGAGCATTGAACAGTCCTCTTCTTGCAGATGCCAATATTAAGGGTGCTGAAGGGATATTAATCAATATTACTGGTGGTGCAGATATAACGATGTATGAAGTGCAAAATATTGCACAACTTATTTATGAAAATGCTGGTGAAAGCGCATCAATATATAAAGGTGTTGTAATTGATCCAGATTTAGAAGGAGTTTGCAGAGTAACTGTTGTTGCCACAGGTCTTGGTAGAATAAAAGAGGAAAAAACTGTTAATATTGATGAATACATAAGAAAAGGCTCCCAAGAAGTTAATAATATAATGAAAAGGGTTAAGACTATAAAAAGTATGGATAAAACATTGAAAAGTATTGGTGACTTTGACGAAGAGGAGCTTGAAATACCAACATATTTGAGAAAACAGGCTGACTAG
- a CDS encoding glycosyltransferase codes for MKFLHIINVRWYNATAWYAVNLSRILRDYNHEVIVAGLPGSPPILKAKEYGLKTFELDFNSNNPLVILKNISNVNRLITDFKPDIVVCHRGEFFWYFALKRWLSKRFKLVRVRGDRRKPKTDLINRFLHNNCTDLIITSGDFIRSIYLNEMKVPEHKVKTIYGGVDTSKFRFSLEGRKRVRDEFGFDENDFVVGIVGRFDYVKGHEDLIKAVSVIYHEKGVKNIKLFLIGFDTTIKTDDIKNMLNKYKIEEISKISGFRNDIVDCMSALDLGVVASHGSEAICRVGFELMSVGIPVVASNVGVLPEIIPNENIYPAKNVEKLIEKILNHKKEINLFSDEDFYSQFIEAIESLK; via the coding sequence ATGAAATTTTTGCATATTATAAATGTAAGGTGGTATAATGCTACGGCCTGGTATGCCGTTAATTTATCCCGAATCTTAAGGGACTATAACCATGAAGTTATAGTTGCCGGTTTACCAGGCTCACCCCCTATTTTAAAAGCAAAAGAATATGGCTTGAAAACCTTTGAACTTGATTTTAATTCAAATAATCCTCTGGTTATTTTGAAGAATATTTCCAATGTGAATAGGTTGATTACAGATTTTAAGCCAGATATAGTGGTTTGTCACAGAGGGGAATTTTTCTGGTACTTTGCTTTAAAAAGATGGTTAAGCAAACGTTTCAAATTGGTAAGAGTTAGAGGAGATAGAAGAAAACCAAAAACTGATTTGATAAACAGATTCTTACATAACAACTGTACAGATTTGATAATAACATCAGGGGATTTTATAAGAAGTATTTATTTGAATGAGATGAAAGTACCTGAACATAAAGTTAAAACAATATACGGTGGAGTGGATACATCAAAATTTAGGTTTTCTCTGGAGGGAAGAAAAAGAGTCAGAGATGAGTTCGGTTTTGATGAAAATGATTTTGTTGTGGGGATTGTGGGTAGATTTGATTATGTAAAAGGACATGAAGATTTAATAAAAGCTGTATCAGTAATTTATCATGAAAAGGGAGTAAAAAATATTAAACTTTTTCTCATAGGTTTTGATACCACTATTAAAACAGATGATATAAAAAATATGTTGAATAAATACAAAATAGAGGAGATATCAAAGATATCTGGCTTTAGAAATGATATTGTGGATTGTATGTCTGCTCTTGATTTAGGAGTAGTGGCTTCTCATGGATCCGAGGCCATTTGTCGTGTAGGGTTTGAACTGATGTCTGTTGGCATACCTGTAGTGGCGTCAAATGTGGGAGTTTTGCCTGAAATTATACCTAATGAAAACATTTATCCAGCAAAAAATGTAGAGAAATTAATTGAAAAAATATTGAATCATAAGAAAGAGATCAATCTTTTTTCAGATGAAGACTTCTATTCACAGTTTATTGAAGCTATTGAATCATTAAAGTAG
- a CDS encoding gamma-glutamylcyclotransferase family protein, with the protein MGNRVFVYGTLRKGFPAHNILMSKAKYMGEAKVNGELYHLPFGYPVMYESDQGQVFGEVYEVSDEILSQLKGYEGVDKLNPIYKMINGKTVLDGKTIECYIFVGTLGKKKIVQTIGTKVEGGDWIKFYKTHKNNFVLNFIKSAAAAILLTIWI; encoded by the coding sequence ATGGGAAATAGAGTCTTTGTATATGGTACTTTAAGGAAGGGGTTTCCTGCTCATAATATATTGATGAGCAAGGCTAAATATATGGGTGAAGCTAAAGTTAATGGTGAGCTTTACCATCTTCCTTTTGGTTATCCTGTAATGTATGAATCAGATCAAGGGCAGGTTTTTGGTGAAGTTTATGAAGTTTCTGATGAAATTTTAAGTCAGTTAAAAGGGTATGAAGGGGTGGATAAATTAAATCCAATATATAAGATGATAAATGGAAAAACTGTTCTTGATGGTAAAACAATTGAGTGTTACATATTTGTGGGAACACTCGGTAAAAAGAAGATAGTTCAAACTATTGGTACTAAAGTTGAAGGTGGGGATTGGATTAAATTTTACAAAACCCATAAAAATAATTTTGTATTAAACTTTATAAAATCGGCAGCAGCAGCTATTTTGTTGACAATCTGGATTTGA